A stretch of the Azorhizobium caulinodans ORS 571 genome encodes the following:
- a CDS encoding rhomboid family intramembrane serine protease, whose translation MPRQPVFNVPGVVTALAAAMAVIHLVRTYVLSEGADLEILALFSFVPGRYDAEAALALPGGIGADIWTFVTYALLHANWIHLGVNLIWMLAFATPVARRFGPARFLAFFAVTAAVGAFAHLITHRDAMVPMIGASAAIAGLMAAAVRFAFAPGGSLSGRRGPLPDHMPAQGLGEAFRDPRVLGFMGVWIAANLLFGVGVTMPGAEDGEVAWQAHLGGFFAGLLLFSFFDPVGRRLPREKTAA comes from the coding sequence ATGCCCCGCCAGCCGGTGTTCAACGTGCCCGGCGTCGTGACTGCCCTCGCCGCCGCGATGGCGGTGATCCATCTCGTCCGCACCTATGTGCTGAGCGAGGGCGCCGATCTGGAGATCCTCGCGCTCTTCTCTTTCGTGCCCGGCCGCTATGATGCGGAGGCCGCGCTGGCACTTCCCGGCGGCATCGGCGCCGACATCTGGACCTTCGTCACTTACGCGCTGCTGCACGCCAACTGGATCCATCTCGGCGTCAATCTGATCTGGATGCTGGCGTTTGCGACGCCGGTGGCCCGGCGCTTCGGGCCGGCGCGCTTCCTTGCCTTCTTCGCCGTCACGGCGGCGGTGGGGGCCTTCGCCCATCTCATCACCCACCGGGACGCGATGGTGCCCATGATCGGCGCCTCGGCGGCCATCGCCGGCCTCATGGCGGCGGCGGTGCGTTTCGCCTTCGCGCCTGGCGGCTCCCTGAGCGGCCGGCGCGGCCCGCTGCCGGATCACATGCCGGCACAGGGGCTGGGGGAGGCCTTCCGCGATCCCCGCGTGCTCGGCTTCATGGGCGTCTGGATCGCCGCCAACCTCCTCTTCGGCGTCGGCGTGACCATGCCGGGGGCGGAAGATGGCGAGGTCGCCTGGCAGGCGCATCTGGGCGGCTTCTTCGCCGGCCTGCTGCTCTTTTCGTTCTTCGATCCCGTCGGTCGGCGCCTGCCGCGCGAGAAAACCGCCGCGTGA
- a CDS encoding transglutaminase-like cysteine peptidase, producing MPSSLARLLLLAGLLLGSTAGASAQKIHTASLPPQPAPVEHLDAIGNTNPPIGYVEFCGDHANECVPSGPMVYEVALTEQKLAELQKVNRSVNETVEPMTDLEHYGVVEKWAYPDDGKGDCEDYVLEKRRVLMNLGWPASVLLITVVRDKAGDGHAVLTVVTDRGDLVLDNQEAEILRWRQTGYRYVKRQSQNDPSQWVSLGETRSPPVVGGGR from the coding sequence ATGCCCTCTTCTCTCGCGCGACTGCTGCTCCTGGCCGGCCTGCTTCTCGGCAGCACGGCGGGCGCGTCCGCACAGAAGATCCATACGGCAAGCCTTCCGCCCCAGCCGGCGCCGGTGGAGCATCTCGACGCCATCGGCAACACCAATCCGCCCATCGGCTATGTGGAGTTCTGCGGCGACCACGCCAATGAATGCGTGCCGTCCGGCCCGATGGTCTATGAGGTCGCTCTCACCGAGCAGAAGCTCGCCGAGCTCCAGAAGGTGAACCGCTCGGTGAACGAGACGGTGGAGCCCATGACCGACCTCGAGCACTACGGCGTGGTCGAGAAATGGGCCTATCCCGATGACGGCAAGGGCGACTGCGAGGACTATGTGCTGGAAAAGCGCCGGGTCCTCATGAACCTCGGCTGGCCGGCGTCGGTGCTGCTCATCACGGTGGTGCGCGACAAGGCCGGCGACGGCCATGCGGTGCTGACCGTGGTGACCGACCGCGGCGACCTCGTCCTCGACAATCAGGAAGCCGAGATCCTGCGCTGGCGCCAGACCGGCTATCGCTATGTGAAGCGCCAGTCCCAGAACGACCCTAGCCAGTGGGTGTCGCTGGGCGAGACCCGCTCCCCGCCGGTGGTGGGCGGCGGGCGCTGA
- a CDS encoding gamma carbonic anhydrase family protein, which yields MPLYAIDGVAPELPASGRYWIAPNAIVIGRVKIEEDASIWFGTVIRGDNEPITIGRGTNIQENCVLHTDPGFPMTLGAGVTVGHMAMLHGCVVGENSLVGMGATLLNGATIAPNSLVGSNALVTEGKSFAERSLIVGAPAKAIRELDDEMVARLSRTAEHYQNNWKRFAAGLTRID from the coding sequence ATGCCGCTCTATGCCATCGACGGCGTTGCCCCCGAACTGCCGGCCTCCGGACGCTATTGGATCGCGCCCAATGCCATCGTCATCGGCCGGGTGAAGATCGAGGAGGATGCGAGCATCTGGTTCGGCACGGTGATCCGTGGCGACAACGAGCCCATCACCATCGGGCGGGGCACCAACATCCAGGAAAACTGCGTCCTCCACACCGACCCCGGCTTCCCCATGACGCTGGGTGCGGGTGTCACCGTCGGCCACATGGCCATGCTGCATGGCTGCGTGGTGGGCGAGAACAGCCTCGTCGGCATGGGCGCGACCCTGCTCAATGGCGCCACGATCGCCCCGAACTCGCTGGTGGGCAGCAATGCGCTGGTCACCGAGGGCAAGTCCTTTGCCGAGCGGTCGCTGATCGTCGGCGCGCCGGCCAAGGCCATCCGGGAACTGGACGACGAGATGGTGGCGCGCCTCTCGCGTACGGCGGAGCATTATCAGAACAACTGGAAGCGCTTCGCGGCCGGGCTTACCCGCATCGACTGA
- a CDS encoding type II toxin-antitoxin system VapC family toxin, which produces MPFVVDASVSATWLLPDEGNLVASAAYERLLTDHAIVPSLWWFEMCNIFLTNVRRGRVTREQADRALALLADLPIAIDPAPDHERLMRLARAHGLTAYDAAYLALAVRDGVPLVTMDQALHQAAVAEGCAFRS; this is translated from the coding sequence ATGCCCTTCGTGGTGGACGCCTCCGTCAGTGCCACATGGCTCCTGCCGGACGAGGGAAATCTTGTTGCATCCGCCGCTTACGAACGGCTGTTGACCGACCATGCGATCGTTCCATCGCTCTGGTGGTTCGAGATGTGCAATATTTTCCTCACCAACGTGCGGCGCGGCCGAGTGACCCGCGAGCAGGCCGATCGGGCCTTGGCCCTGCTTGCGGACCTGCCGATCGCAATTGATCCGGCACCGGATCATGAACGGTTGATGAGGCTTGCCCGCGCGCACGGGCTCACCGCTTATGACGCCGCTTATCTCGCGCTCGCGGTGCGGGATGGCGTGCCTCTGGTGACTATGGACCAAGCTCTCCATCAGGCTGCCGTCGCCGAAGGCTGTGCCTTCCGGAGCTAG
- a CDS encoding type II toxin-antitoxin system Phd/YefM family antitoxin: MRHVQITDAEAHLTQLVDAVERGETVVITRDGRAVARLVPEPDHDEAGTRKTMEAIAAFRETMPRLSLADIQSARREGHQR; this comes from the coding sequence ATGCGGCATGTGCAGATCACGGACGCCGAGGCGCATCTGACCCAACTCGTCGATGCCGTGGAACGGGGCGAAACGGTCGTCATCACACGCGATGGTCGCGCCGTTGCCCGGCTGGTCCCTGAGCCCGACCATGATGAGGCCGGTACGCGGAAGACCATGGAGGCGATCGCGGCATTTCGCGAGACAATGCCACGGCTCTCGCTCGCCGACATCCAGTCGGCCCGCCGTGAAGGCCATCAGCGCTGA
- a CDS encoding lysozyme inhibitor LprI family protein encodes MTLRRASTALALLGLVLAFSPAPAAAASFDCTKARSPDEKAVCVNRDLSDLDVRAATLYDVLTHLVAMGERGIIQDQQRAFLAYRATCGSRVPCIRKVYEQHVAQLTAGLQAIYARGPF; translated from the coding sequence ATGACACTGCGCCGCGCGTCCACTGCCCTGGCCCTCCTGGGTCTCGTTCTCGCCTTCTCACCTGCGCCCGCCGCCGCAGCCAGCTTCGACTGCACCAAGGCCCGCTCGCCGGACGAGAAGGCGGTGTGCGTCAACCGCGACCTGTCCGATCTCGATGTGCGTGCGGCAACGCTCTACGACGTGCTGACCCATCTCGTGGCCATGGGCGAACGCGGCATCATCCAGGACCAGCAGCGCGCCTTCCTCGCCTATCGCGCCACCTGCGGCAGCCGCGTGCCCTGCATCCGCAAGGTCTATGAGCAGCATGTCGCCCAGCTCACCGCCGGCCTTCAGGCCATCTATGCGCGCGGGCCGTTCTGA
- the queC gene encoding 7-cyano-7-deazaguanine synthase QueC, which produces MSADAGPGSGALVLFSGGQDSTTTLAWALDRFERVETLGFDYGQRHRIELDCRVKVRAAMAALNPAWAAKLGEDHTLALDALGAVSDTALTRDVAIEMTEGGLPNTFVPGRNIVFLTFAAALAYRRGLKHIVGGMCETDFSGYPDCRDDTIKALQVALNLGMDRRFVLETPLMWIDKAETWRLAERLGGRALVDLIVEDTHTCYLGERGPRHPWGHGCGTCPACQLRAEGFARYEAARVSE; this is translated from the coding sequence ATGAGTGCTGACGCGGGCCCGGGTTCGGGCGCGCTCGTCCTGTTCTCGGGCGGGCAGGATTCCACCACCACGCTCGCCTGGGCGCTGGACCGCTTCGAGCGGGTGGAGACGCTCGGCTTCGACTATGGCCAGCGCCACCGCATCGAACTCGACTGCCGGGTGAAGGTGCGCGCCGCCATGGCAGCGCTCAATCCGGCCTGGGCCGCGAAGCTGGGCGAGGACCATACCCTCGCGCTCGATGCGCTGGGCGCGGTCTCCGACACGGCGCTCACCCGCGACGTCGCCATCGAGATGACCGAGGGCGGCCTGCCGAACACCTTCGTGCCCGGCCGCAACATCGTCTTCCTCACCTTCGCCGCCGCGCTCGCCTATCGGCGCGGGCTGAAGCACATCGTCGGCGGCATGTGCGAGACCGACTTCTCCGGCTATCCGGACTGCCGGGACGACACCATCAAGGCCCTGCAGGTGGCGCTCAACCTCGGCATGGACCGGCGCTTTGTGCTCGAGACACCGCTCATGTGGATCGACAAGGCCGAGACCTGGCGGCTCGCCGAGCGGCTCGGCGGCCGGGCGCTGGTGGACCTCATCGTGGAGGACACCCATACCTGCTATCTTGGCGAACGCGGCCCGCGCCATCCGTGGGGGCATGGCTGCGGGACCTGCCCGGCGTGCCAGCTGCGCGCCGAGGGCTTTGCCCGCTACGAGGCCGCGAGGGTGAGCGAATGA
- a CDS encoding BolA family protein, with translation MSDAHLDQIRTALAAGLSPISLEVEDESHRHAGHAHNRARPDGGITHLRVRVVSEAFRGKSRIDRHRLVNGLLAGEIAGGLHALAIDAKAPGE, from the coding sequence ATGTCCGACGCTCATCTCGACCAGATCCGCACGGCGCTCGCTGCCGGCCTTTCGCCCATCTCGCTGGAGGTGGAGGACGAGAGCCACCGCCACGCGGGCCACGCGCACAACCGCGCCCGACCCGACGGCGGCATCACCCACCTGCGGGTGCGGGTGGTCTCCGAGGCCTTCCGGGGCAAGAGCCGCATCGACCGCCACCGTCTGGTGAACGGGCTGCTGGCGGGCGAGATCGCCGGCGGTCTCCACGCGCTCGCCATCGACGCCAAAGCGCCCGGCGAATGA
- the chrA gene encoding chromate efflux transporter: protein MPSAGGTTTSTAPAPAAPVALPSFGEAVRVWARIGLLSFGGPAGQIATMHRELVEERGWISETRFLHALNYCMLLPGPEAQQLATYVGWLLHRTLGGLVAGLLFILPGAVVMSALGLLYAVSHDVPLISALFFGIKAAVLAVVVQALLRIGRRALSTRLHLAIAALAFVAIYAAQVPFPLVVLAAGLFGFAFAGKGFGAPAAPAAGEGIVDDLFAQGAMAHTHPSAGRALKVLAVWLPAWLGPVALLALLTGPHSVWATIGSFFSVMAVVTFGGAYAALAYVAQAAVETFGWLSPHEMVDGLGLAETTPGPLILVLQFVGILAAYRDPGALPAWLAGLFGGALTVWVTFAPCFLWIFLGAPYMEALRGNRRLAAAMSAITAAVVGVILNLAVWFALHVVFREVREWRVLGLSPDVPVLASVDWRAAVLAVGALVAMLRFRAGMMATLGVCALAGLALSWLPA from the coding sequence ATGCCTTCCGCCGGCGGGACCACCACCAGCACAGCCCCCGCACCCGCCGCTCCGGTCGCGCTCCCGTCCTTCGGCGAGGCGGTGCGGGTGTGGGCGCGGATCGGGCTTCTGAGCTTCGGCGGGCCGGCTGGGCAGATCGCCACCATGCACCGCGAACTCGTCGAGGAGCGGGGCTGGATCAGCGAGACGCGGTTCCTGCACGCCCTCAATTACTGCATGCTCCTGCCGGGTCCGGAGGCGCAACAGCTCGCCACTTACGTCGGCTGGCTGCTGCATCGCACCCTCGGCGGCCTGGTGGCGGGACTGCTCTTCATCCTGCCCGGCGCCGTGGTGATGAGCGCCCTCGGCCTGCTCTATGCCGTTTCACACGACGTGCCGCTCATCAGCGCCCTGTTCTTCGGCATCAAGGCCGCCGTGCTGGCGGTGGTGGTGCAGGCGCTGCTGCGCATCGGGCGGCGGGCGCTTTCGACCCGTCTGCATCTCGCCATCGCCGCGCTCGCCTTTGTTGCCATCTATGCCGCGCAGGTGCCCTTCCCGCTGGTGGTTCTGGCCGCAGGCCTGTTCGGCTTCGCCTTTGCCGGCAAGGGTTTTGGCGCGCCGGCCGCGCCGGCGGCGGGGGAGGGGATCGTGGACGATCTCTTCGCGCAAGGCGCCATGGCCCACACGCATCCTTCTGCCGGCCGCGCGCTGAAGGTGCTGGCGGTCTGGCTGCCGGCCTGGCTCGGGCCGGTTGCGCTGCTGGCGCTTCTCACCGGCCCCCACAGCGTCTGGGCGACCATCGGCTCCTTCTTCAGCGTCATGGCGGTGGTCACGTTCGGCGGTGCCTACGCGGCCTTGGCCTATGTGGCGCAGGCGGCGGTGGAGACCTTCGGCTGGCTCTCGCCGCATGAAATGGTGGACGGGCTCGGCCTTGCGGAGACGACGCCGGGGCCGCTCATCCTCGTCCTCCAGTTCGTGGGCATTCTCGCCGCCTATCGCGATCCCGGCGCCTTGCCGGCGTGGCTCGCCGGGCTGTTCGGCGGGGCGCTTACCGTCTGGGTGACGTTCGCGCCCTGTTTCCTTTGGATCTTCCTCGGCGCGCCCTACATGGAGGCGCTGCGCGGCAACCGGCGCCTCGCCGCCGCCATGTCGGCCATCACGGCGGCGGTGGTGGGCGTCATCCTCAATCTCGCGGTCTGGTTCGCCTTGCATGTGGTGTTTCGCGAGGTGCGCGAATGGCGCGTGCTCGGCCTCTCGCCCGACGTGCCGGTGCTCGCGTCCGTCGACTGGCGGGCGGCCGTGCTTGCGGTCGGCGCGCTGGTCGCCATGCTCCGCTTCCGCGCCGGCATGATGGCGACGCTCGGGGTCTGCGCGCTTGCCGGGCTGGCGCTCTCGTGGCTGCCCGCCTGA
- a CDS encoding J domain-containing protein → MKTDSPFFDRIRVKPEQDRLRKPTCPQCQWPGCDQPGTHRAPKGRMQEGQYWLYCLDHVKEYNQSYNYFAGMSDSAVYAYQKDALTGHRPTWRMGTRGANDTPGGDGMRDPFGFTAEMGSHGAGFAPSEPEGRAIRTAERQALEIMGLELSATGPEIKARFKELVKKHHPDANGGDKSAEERLRNVIQAHSTLKKAGFC, encoded by the coding sequence ATGAAAACAGACTCCCCCTTCTTCGACCGGATCCGGGTCAAGCCCGAACAGGACCGGTTGCGGAAGCCCACCTGCCCTCAATGCCAGTGGCCGGGCTGCGATCAGCCGGGCACCCATCGTGCGCCCAAGGGCCGGATGCAGGAAGGGCAGTACTGGCTCTACTGCCTCGACCACGTGAAGGAATACAACCAGTCCTACAACTATTTCGCGGGCATGAGCGACTCGGCCGTCTACGCCTATCAGAAGGACGCGCTCACCGGGCACCGTCCCACTTGGCGCATGGGCACGCGCGGCGCCAATGACACTCCTGGCGGCGATGGCATGCGCGATCCGTTCGGCTTCACCGCCGAAATGGGCAGCCATGGCGCGGGCTTCGCGCCCAGCGAGCCGGAGGGCCGCGCCATCCGCACCGCGGAGCGGCAGGCGCTGGAGATCATGGGCCTCGAGCTTTCGGCCACCGGGCCGGAGATCAAGGCCCGCTTCAAGGAACTGGTGAAGAAGCACCACCCGGATGCCAATGGCGGCGACAAATCCGCGGAGGAGCGGCTGCGCAATGTCATCCAGGCGCACAGCACGCTGAAGAAGGCCGGTTTCTGTTGA
- the cobS gene encoding cobaltochelatase subunit CobS yields the protein MMSTETVAPTPDMKVSVRQVFGIDIDMEVPAYSEPDPHVPDLDPDYLFDRQTTLAILAGFAYNRRVMVTGYHGTGKSTHIEQVAARLNWPCVRVNLDSHISRIDLIGKDAIVVRDGMQVTEFRDGILPWALQNNVAMVFDEYDAGRPDVMFVIQRVLEVSGRLTLLDQNRVIRPHPAFRLFSTANTVGLGDTTGLYHGTQQINQGQMDRWSIVTTLNYLPHDKEVEIVLAKSKHYQNPQGRETVARMVRLADLTRSAFINGDLSTVMSPRTVLTWAENAEIFKDIGFALRVTFLNKCDELERPLVAEFYQRCFGQELQESAVNLVLS from the coding sequence ATGATGAGCACCGAGACCGTGGCACCTACCCCCGACATGAAGGTTTCGGTGAGGCAGGTGTTTGGCATCGACATCGACATGGAAGTGCCGGCCTATTCCGAGCCGGATCCGCACGTTCCCGATCTCGATCCCGATTATCTGTTCGATCGTCAGACCACCCTCGCGATCCTTGCGGGCTTTGCCTACAACCGCCGCGTGATGGTCACCGGCTATCACGGCACCGGCAAGTCCACCCACATCGAGCAGGTCGCCGCCCGCCTCAACTGGCCGTGCGTGCGCGTGAACCTCGACAGCCACATCTCGCGTATCGACCTCATCGGCAAGGATGCCATCGTGGTGCGCGACGGCATGCAGGTGACCGAGTTCCGCGACGGCATCCTGCCGTGGGCGCTCCAGAACAACGTCGCCATGGTGTTCGACGAATATGACGCCGGCCGTCCGGACGTGATGTTCGTGATCCAGCGCGTGCTCGAAGTCTCCGGCCGCCTGACCCTGCTCGACCAGAACCGGGTGATCCGCCCCCACCCCGCCTTCCGCCTGTTCTCCACCGCGAACACGGTCGGCCTCGGCGACACCACGGGCCTCTATCACGGCACGCAGCAGATCAATCAGGGCCAGATGGACCGCTGGTCCATCGTGACCACCCTCAACTACCTGCCCCACGACAAGGAAGTGGAGATCGTGCTCGCCAAGTCGAAGCACTATCAGAACCCGCAGGGACGCGAGACGGTGGCCCGCATGGTGCGCCTCGCCGATCTGACCCGTTCGGCCTTCATCAATGGCGACCTATCCACCGTGATGAGCCCGCGCACCGTGCTCACCTGGGCCGAGAATGCCGAGATCTTCAAGGACATCGGCTTCGCCCTGCGCGTCACCTTCCTGAACAAGTGCGACGAGCTGGAGCGTCCGCTGGTGGCGGAGTTCTATCAGCGCTGCTTCGGGCAGGAGCTCCAGGAGAGCGCGGTCAACCTCGTCCTCTCCTGA